The Scomber scombrus chromosome 5, fScoSco1.1, whole genome shotgun sequence genome window below encodes:
- the aqp11 gene encoding aquaporin-11 — MAADVAVSLTVLAGIVVLSHATRRVLGRALAATGLSVYAVELVSTFQLCCCTHELKLLSEVGGIEPRLALTLTYLASVVHGLTFSGAIGNPSGALEHAYRARLSGGCALRRIACQFTAAAAARAAVPVIWGIGLSGLHARHKLFGYQCITPIRAPLLKAAVVELACAFVVQTAITHTRAVEEKYRVHAVAAVITTVVYAGGSVTGAVFNPALAFSTQFPCSGNSFLEYCMVYWLGPLLGMMTSVLLYDKLVPLLAGKSTSPYDSLDARKRQ, encoded by the exons ATGGCTGCAGACGTGGCGGTGTCTCTGACGGTGCTCGCGGGGATCGTTGTTCTGAGCCACGCGACCCGCAGAGTTTTGGGCAGGGCCCTCGCGGCCACCGGGCTGTCTGTGTATGCGGTGGAGCTCGTGTCCACCTTCCAGCTGTGCTGCTGCACTCACGAGCTGAAGTTGCTTTCCGAGGTGGGCGGGATCGAGCCTCGACTCGCGCTTACCCTGACGTACCTGGCGTCAGTGGTGCACGGGCTCACCTTCAGCGGGGCCATCGGCAACCCGTCCGGTGCACTCGAGCACGCGTACCGCGCGAGGTTGTCGGGCGGATGTGCCCTACGACGCATAGCGTGCCAGTTCACTGCGGCAGCCGCTGCACGAGCTGCAGTGCCGGTGATTTGGGGTATCGGGTTGTCGGGACTGCACGCGCGGCATAAATTGTTCGGGTACCAGTGCATCACCCCCATTCGCGCACCGCTGCTGAAGGCCGCCGTTGTGGAGCTCGCGTGCGCGTTTGTTGTACAAACTGCTATTACACACACGCGAGCTGTGGAGGAGAAATATCGTGTGCACGCAGTGGCTGCGGTCATCACAACAGTGGTTTATGCAG gtggCAGTGTAACAGGAGCAGTGTTTAACCCGGCCCTGGCCTTCTCCACACAGTTCCCCTGCAGTGGAAACTCCTTCCTGGAGTACTGCATGGTCTACTGGCTGGGCCCGCTGCTGG GTATGATGACATCAGTGCTGCTGTATGATAAACTCGTTCCTCTGCTGGCGGGAAAATCAACGTCTCCCTACGACTCCCTGGACGCCAGGAAGAGGCAGTGA
- the clns1a gene encoding methylosome subunit pICln, with protein sequence MVLLKNLHPPTEGVRHEQAETTAVLDGQRLGCGTLYVAETRLSWFDGSGMGFSLEYPSIGLHAISRDIGAYPQEHLYVMVNGKLSDENEAEMAEKAPDDEDGDDSSDDDDDKGVITEIRFVPSDKAALEPMFSAMCECQALHPDPEDDDSDNDFEGEEYDVEEAEAEHGHADIPTFYTCDEGLSALTQEGQATLERLEGMLAQSVAQQYRMAGVRTEETNADFEDGMEVDASAAEAGQFEDADVEH encoded by the exons ATGGTGTTGCTGAAAAACCTCCATCCCCCCACCGAGGGAGTGCGCCATGAACAAGCCGAGACCACGGCGGTGTTGGACGGCCAGAGGTTGGGCTGCGGCACGCTGTACGTCGCCGAAAC GCGCTTGTCATGGTTCGACGGCTCGGGGATGGGTTTCTCTTTGGAGTATCCATCCATCGGCCTGCACGCCATCTCCAGAGACATCGGCGCTTACCCACAGGAACATCTGTACGTCATGGTCAACGGCAAACTCAGCG ATGAAAACGAAGCTGAAATGGCAGAAAAAGCTCCCGATGACGAAGATGGCGACGACAGCAGCGATGACGATGATGATAAAGGAGTGATCACAGAGATTCGATTTGTGCCCAGCGACAAAGCGGCAT tggaGCCCATGTTCTCAGCGATGTGCGAGTGTCAGGCGCTGCACCCCGACCCCGAGGACGACGACTCAGACAATGACTTTGAAGGAGAAGAGTACGATGTGGAGGAGGCCg AAGCAG AACACGGTCACGCCGACATCCCGACCTTCTACACCTGCGACGAGGGTCTGTCGGCGCTCACGCAGGAGGGCCAGGCCACGCTGGAGAGACTGGAGGGGATGTTAGCCCAGAGCGTGGCTCAGCAGTACCGCATGGCCGGAGTCCGAACGGAAGAGACCAACGCAGACTTTGAAG ATGGGATGGAGGTGGATGCATCAGCGGCGGAGGCCGGTCAGTTTGAGGATGCAGATGTTGAACACTG A